Proteins from one Malaya genurostris strain Urasoe2022 chromosome 2, Malgen_1.1, whole genome shotgun sequence genomic window:
- the LOC131427286 gene encoding putative mediator of RNA polymerase II transcription subunit 26 — protein MNAHQIPEAQRQRYESDRRAWEDAIRAYTGSDPLDIWFNFICWLEQHKVFDKEGGFRKILEQCLSNFENFEAYKQDVRMVKLWMKFIDMQANPLNLYQFLYKKNVGTQCACFYIGWAHYYDAASAFKQAESIYNLGIQVKAQPMEELQEAQNKFRLSIAQRMLYNDASSKKRSANTLVEQRQQITSLSPPQKKMKTDTVDYYPPSHGQQQQPQTQQQQQQQQQQQSQVQQLHRQPPQQTQAQTSAQVSQQQHQHQMQQTHQSPLQQQTYQHAAYYQQPQQQLQQQQQPPQQQSPQQPMAAPTVISASSSMTAEQYYQQDKQNSYYQSSNQAIYQHQPTVPPQTQTHIPQSVHSQHQPQHHLAQPTLRPSQHPSQIQHHTQTHHTVLHHAPVVTQQSQQPQLHQTVQSPSQPTARIQSQVIVHAPPAATQPCVSVQPQTPVAPPPASVQSPPPPQTQSLVPPQQTRPEQPVHKSVIIENYSLANDSTIECNLNNSAYVISSSLSYVYDDADLTGYTIEQPTVEKVELDPAAIRLPANFARDARSNHERWDVPLCLEEPYDPNRKCCYPKGVVYPDLHTGKPTMEFSMEEIRARKWFRRREELEEEKKAKQQQLELEKQRQIVLEKQRQMQLQYQQQQAQQQQQQQQQQQQVQQQPVIYGHPQHHMVTKGYQAPNQYQHDIYQQQPPNQPAHQFPHAVPPQPETVTPVPTVSPAQTANHYYHHNHQQVHHPPVQQTKQPQPPSSVQPVQHPPVHPVQPVQHPPTHLVQHPQIQNNYPHYRHPYPQQPSPYQTTPVPGHQQSPIQQQQQQPQPQHSPYQQHSPYNNSHYAGYNPQNYNHSQPVHHSPVQAQSPHQYHPMQHPHLVSQQQQTHQNYAPPSPVKPAIVPQQPMANPPTNRTIQHSSPPVRPTQRSSAPVPVLSQASVQQVVNPVDPPVSQQQIQRPVAPPALPPPPKVQPLPAQQHPAHLRPPAPASSASAPASQVQRTTGARGDSFNNCDDFEEQIEASTIRFSTSTENGTSKSKTITIKFKKEKSSCTAPSPVNTPTANRNQPKPPVSAASSSNATRNDSSKKSKKVPSTATIPSPVVSRPILAAPQPKSKATDKKSSRSTNKTKSSSKYDSDATVVPARRGNDVSSRQNSLSEAEDDESYSSSPGIGRSRNQTKSKARRYVVDEDEEDEDADFERDYSDSGEDEYDDDDDDDADDDDDDDDDELEEEEEENDSSYQSNSEFNTSFSNISFAGDNSNGAFNFGGSSCSTPMRNTQTSSGISKTSTPVGSFRFLKKHESNLSLGQNEDSMSSTMVENSYFQTEHDEEGRRRRKEKALAIIDTHLTKPFLDPFSSELCKAFLTKVDFPSRENSSGYKVVNNNLPKLIKSQMASLGGTTYSIEKEVGRGSYGSVFRAVNTHTGAVVAIKYQKPANTWELYICTEVKKRIKHHAILPGFMDICSAVIAPNASVLVSEFSQYGSLLDINNKIRTATTKVMHESLVMHFSSQILAIVEHLHTCNIIHADIKPDNFLLMQIPTVESDIPTLRLIDFGCAIDMNFFEKKRQFKKVIQTDGFTCVEMQEGRPWSFQTDLFCVAGTIHVMLFGEYMQLTKKADSGWEIKQKLPRYLKKHVWSEVFQKLLNIKDIDHMPKLSVLKELIDGEVFNMESELVKHIRTLSNLLKRR, from the exons ATGAACGCCCACCAAATACCGGAGGCCCAACGACAGCGGTACGAATCGGACCGACGGGCTTGGGAGGATGCTATCCGAGCCTATACCGGTTCCGATCCGCTGGATATTTGGTTCAACTTCATCTGTTGGCTGGAGCAGCACAAGGTTTTCGATAAGGAGGGTGGCTTTAGGAAAATTCTCGAACAGTGTCTGTCCAATTTCGAGAATTTTGAAGCCTACAAGCAGGACGTCCGGATGGTTAAACTATGGATGAAGTTT ATCGATATGCAAGCCAATCCTTTGAATCTGTATCAGTTTCTTTACAAAAAGAATGTTGGTACGCAGTGTGCTTGTTTCTACATCGGTTGGGCACACTACTATGATGCTGCGAGTGCTTTCAAACAGGCGGAGTCTATCTATAATCTCGGTATACAGGTGAAAGCACAACCTATGGAAGAGCTACAAGAGGCTCAGAATAAGTTTCGACTGTCAATAGCGCAGAGAATGCTGTACAATGACGCTTCATCGAAAAAGCGTTCTGCCAACACACTtgtcgaacagagacagcaaatAACATCGCTCAGCCCTCCACAGAAAAAGATGAAAACAGATACGGTAGATTACTATCCACCATCACACGGGCAACAGCAACAACCTCAaacacaacagcagcagcagcagcaacagcaacagcagtcaCAAGTGCAGCAACTACATCGGCAACCACCACAGCAAACACAAGCTCAAACTTCTGCACAAGTATCACAACAACAACACCAACATCAAATGCAGCAAACACATCAGTCACCACTGCAACAGCAAACCTATCAACATGCAGCATACTATCAGCAACCACAACAGCAActgcaacagcagcaacaaccgCCGCAACAACAATCCCCGCAGCAACCAATGGCTGCACCGACCGTTATATCTGCGAGTTCCTCAATGACTGCCGAACAGTACTACCAACAGGATAAACAAAATTCCTATTACCAAAGTAGCAATCAAGCCATTTACCAGCACCAGCCGACCGTTCCACCACAAACGCAAACACACATCCCGCAATCGGTGCATTCGCAACATCAACCACAACACCATCTAGCGCAGCCTACGCTTCGACCAAGTCAACATCCTTCACAAATTCAGCATCATACCCAAACTCACCACACTGTTCTGCATCATGCTCCGGTGGTAACACAACAGTCTCAACAACCGCAACTTCACCAAACAGTACAATCACCATCGCAGCCAACCGCTCGCATTCAATCGCAAGTCATTGTGCACGCTCCACCTGCTGCCACACAGCCATGTGTTTCAGTTCAACCTCAAACGCCGGTTGCACCACCACCTGCTTCTGTGCAGTCACCCCCACCACCACAAACGCAAAGTCTGGTTCCACCACAGCAAACGCGACCGGAACAGCCCGTTCACAAATCGGTCATTATTGAAAACTATTCTCTCGCCAACGACAGCACTATCGAATGTAATCTGAACAATTCCGCGTATGTCATATCGTCCTCGTTGAGTTATGTCTACGATGATGCCGATCTTACCGGCTACACGATAGAACAGCCGACCGTGGAAAAGGTAGAGCTTGATCCGGCTGCCATTCGACTGCCGGCCAACTTTGCCCGGGATGCCCGTTCCAACCATGAACGGTGGGATGTGCCGCTTTGTCTGGAGGAACCGTACGATCCCAATCGCAAATGTTGCTACCCGAAGGGTGTCGTTTATCCCGATTTGCACACCGGTAAACCGACGATGGAATTTTCGATGGAGGAGATTAGAGCTCGAAAGTGGTTCCGCAGGAGGGAGGAGCTCGAGGAAGAAAAGAAAGCCAAACAGCAACAATTGGAGCTCGAAAAGCAGCGTCAAATCGTACTCGAAAAACAAAGACAGATGCAATTGCAATATCAACAACAGCAAgctcaacagcaacagcaacagcaacaacagcagcaacaggtTCAACAGCAGCCTGTCATATATGGACATCCACAGCACCACATGGTTACAAAGGGTTACCAGGCACCGAATCAG TATCAACATGATATTTATCAGCAACAGCCTCCAAATCAACCTGCTCATCAGTTCCCGCACGCTGTTCCTCCGCAACCGGAAACCGTAACCCCAGTACCTACTGTTTCCCCAGCGCAAACAGCGAATCATTACTATCACCATAATCATCAGCAAGTCCATCATCCGCCCGTACAACAGACAAAACAACCACAACCACCATCATCTGTTCAACCTGTGCAGCATCCACCAGTCCATCCCGTTCAACCGGTTCAGCATCCACCAACTCATCTCGTGCAACATCCACAGATACAAAATAACTACCCACACTATCGCCATCCTTATCCACAACAACCAAGCCCATACCAAACAACACCTGTTCCAGGGCATCAGCAATCACcaatacaacaacaacaacaacaaccacaacCCCAACATTCGCCATATCAGCAACACTCACCATACAACAATAGTCACTACGCAGGATACAATCCTCAGAACTATAACCACAGTCAACCGGTGCATCACTCACCCGTCCAAGCGCAGTCTCCACATCAGTATCATCCCATGCAGCATCCTCATCTCGTCTCTCAGCAGCAGCAAACGCATCAAAACTATGCGCCTCCGTCACCCGTCAAACCTGCAATCGTTCCGCAACAACCGATGGCTAATCCTCCAACAAATCGAACAATACAGCACAGTAGTCCTCCGGTTAGGCCTACACAAAGGTCTTCTGCTCCTGTCCCTGTACTGTCCCAAGCATCGGTACAGCAAGTGGTGAATCCGGTGGATCCTCCCGTTAGCCAACAACAGATTCAACGGCCAGTAGCACCGCCGGCATTACCACCACCACCGAAAGTACAACCATTGCCTGCACAGCAGCATCCAGCGCATCTTCGACCTCCGGCACCGGCATCATCAGCATCAGCACCAGCATCGCAAGTACAACGTACAACGGGAGCCAGGGGTGATTCCTTTAACAATTGTGATGACTTTGAAGAACAGATCGAAGCGTCCACGATTCGCTTCTCCACGTCCACCGAGAACGGGACAAGTAAAAGCAAAACCATCACCATCAAGTTCAAGAAAGAAAAATCGTCATGTACAGCCCCTAGTCCAGTGAACACACCGACGGCCAATCGCAATCAACCGAAACCGCCGGTTTCGGCGGCTTCCAGCTCTAACGCAACTAGAAACGATTCCTCGAAAAAGTCCAAAAAAGTGCCTTCCACTGCAACCATTCCTAGTCCGGTGGTATCTCGACCAATTCTGGCAGCACCGCAGCCAAAATCCAAAGCAACGGACAAAAAGAGCAGCAGATCGACCAACAAAACTAAATCATCTTCCAAATACGACTCGGATGCGACAGTCGTTCCGGCTAGGCGAGGTAACGATGTTAGCTCGCGACAGAATTCATTGTCGGAAGCAGAAGACGACGAGTCATATAGTTCTTCGCCGGGTATTGGTCGATCGAGAAACCAAACCAAATCGAAAGCTCGCCGCTACGTTGTCGATGAGGATGAAGAAGACGAGGACGCCGATTTTGAGCGTGACTATTCGGACTCGGGCGAAGATGAGTacgacgatgatgacgacgatgacgccgacgatgatgatgatgatgacgatgatgagttGGAGGAAGAAGAGGAAGAGAATGATTCTTCCTATCAATCCAACTCGGAATTCAACACGTCGTTTAGCAACATTTCCTTCGCTGGTGATAACAGCAACGGTGCTTTCAATTTCGGAGGTAGTTCATGCTCTACACCGATGCGGAATACTCAGACTTCAAGTGGGATTTCCAAAACGTCAACCCCGGTAGGATCGTTCCGGTTTCTGAAGAAACACGAATCAAATCTTTCGCTGGGACAGAATGAAGACTCCATGAGCTCGACGATGGTGGAAAATAGCTATTTCCAAACCGAGCACGACGAAGAAGGCCGCCGACGAAGGAAAGAGAAAGCGTTGGCCATTATCGATACTCATTTGACTAAACCGTTCCTGGATCCGTTCAGCAGTGAGCTGTGTAAAGCGTTCCTTACGAAGGTTGATTTTCCCAGCCGGGAGAACAGCAGTGGCTACAAGGTGGTGAACAATAATCTACCCAAACTAATCAAATCACAAATGGCCAGCCTGGGAGGTACAACCTACAGCATCGAGAAGGAGGTTGGTCGGGGTTCGTACGGTTCGGTGTTCCGAGCGGTGAACACTCATACCGGTGCCGTGGTCGCTATCAAATACCAAAAACCGGCCAACACGTGGGAATTGTATATATGTACCGAGGTGAAGAAGCGCATAAAACATCATGCTATC TTACCTGGTTTTATGGATATCTGCTCAGCTGTGATTGCACCGAACGCTAGCGTTCTGGTGTCCGAATTTTCGCAGTATGGTTCGCTGTTAGACATTAACAATAAAATTCGAACCGCTACGACGAAG gtCATGCATGAATCGCTGGTTATGCATTTCAGCAGTCAGATTCTGGCGATTGTTGAACATCTGCATACGTGCAACATCATTCATGCTGATATCAAGCCGGATAATTTTCTACTGATGCAAAT